From the Candidatus Delongbacteria bacterium genome, one window contains:
- the trpS gene encoding tryptophan--tRNA ligase: MATETTGEARRPVILSGIQPSGKLMFGNYLGAMRNWVRMQEDHDCFYMLVDLHAITVWQKPADLRRNTLESLALYLAAGIDPERHTVFIQSHVPEHSELAWILNCIAPLGQLQRMTQFKDKSLKHEKNLNAGLLNYPVLMAADILLYNADKVPVGEDQKQHLELARDLAGRFNHLYSETFTLPEPWIPPRSEGARVMSLQEPTAKMSKSDTDPNGVLFLLDPPAEIRAKIRRAVTDSGDSISYDPEGRPGVSNLMTLFKAVTGEEFASLEQRFAGKGYGAFKEELGEALVAYLSPIQQRTRELLGDKAQLEALLKQGAEKARWRARRMLDKVQRKVGFLPR, encoded by the coding sequence GTGGCAACTGAGACGACTGGCGAAGCCCGCCGCCCGGTGATCCTCTCGGGCATCCAGCCCAGCGGAAAACTGATGTTCGGCAATTACCTGGGCGCCATGCGCAACTGGGTGCGCATGCAGGAGGACCACGACTGCTTCTACATGCTGGTGGACCTGCACGCCATCACGGTCTGGCAGAAACCCGCGGACCTGCGGCGCAACACGCTGGAGTCGCTGGCCCTCTATCTGGCGGCGGGCATCGACCCGGAGCGCCACACGGTCTTCATCCAGAGCCACGTGCCCGAGCACTCGGAGCTGGCCTGGATCCTCAACTGCATCGCCCCGCTGGGCCAGCTGCAGCGCATGACCCAGTTCAAGGACAAGTCCCTCAAACACGAGAAGAACTTGAACGCGGGCTTGCTCAACTATCCCGTGCTGATGGCCGCGGACATCCTGCTCTACAACGCCGACAAGGTGCCCGTGGGCGAAGATCAGAAGCAGCACCTGGAGCTGGCCCGCGACCTGGCCGGGCGCTTCAACCATCTCTACAGCGAGACCTTCACGCTGCCCGAGCCCTGGATCCCGCCGCGCTCCGAGGGCGCGCGGGTCATGAGCCTGCAGGAGCCCACGGCCAAGATGTCCAAGTCGGACACCGACCCCAACGGCGTGCTCTTCCTGCTGGATCCGCCGGCGGAGATCAGGGCCAAGATCCGTCGCGCGGTGACGGATTCCGGCGACAGCATCAGCTATGATCCCGAGGGCCGCCCGGGCGTGAGCAATCTGATGACGCTGTTCAAGGCGGTCACGGGGGAGGAGTTTGCCAGCCTGGAGCAGCGCTTCGCGGGCAAGGGCTACGGCGCCTTCAAAGAGGAGTTGGGCGAGGCTCTGGTGGCCTACCTGAGTCCCATCCAGCAGCGCACGCGCGAACTGCTGGGCGACAAGGCGCAGCTCGAGGCGCTGCTCAAACAGGGCGCGGAAAAGGCCCGCTGGCGGGCCCGCCGCATGTTGGACAAGGTCCAGCGCAAGGTGGGTTTCCTCCCGCGCTGA
- a CDS encoding TetR/AcrR family transcriptional regulator, which produces MRQKTGDKHSAILQAAVQVFADQGFAEAKVARIARVAGVATGSVYNYFESKEDLLHSIFRDMWSRILAALNELAAQEEIPSAERLERMVDAVFDRFSADSNLARVFVNEQSFWMHKWEGDLSDLFQRFMDLLEQTLHDAGLKPGMDPRIQRYLVFGAVRQLIHQWADPKCPFSRDAAHSQILLLLRSLTTAG; this is translated from the coding sequence ATGCGACAGAAGACCGGAGACAAGCACAGCGCCATCCTGCAGGCGGCGGTACAGGTCTTCGCGGACCAGGGTTTCGCCGAGGCCAAGGTGGCGCGGATCGCCCGGGTGGCTGGCGTGGCCACGGGCAGCGTGTACAATTACTTCGAGAGCAAGGAGGACCTGCTCCACTCCATCTTTCGCGACATGTGGAGCCGCATCCTGGCGGCCCTGAACGAACTGGCCGCCCAGGAGGAGATCCCTTCCGCTGAGCGGCTGGAGCGCATGGTGGACGCGGTCTTCGACCGCTTCAGCGCGGACAGCAACCTGGCCCGCGTGTTCGTCAACGAACAAAGCTTCTGGATGCACAAGTGGGAAGGCGACCTGTCGGACCTGTTCCAGCGCTTCATGGATCTGCTGGAGCAAACCCTGCACGACGCCGGCCTCAAGCCCGGGATGGACCCGCGCATTCAGCGCTACCTGGTCTTCGGCGCCGTGCGCCAGCTCATCCACCAGTGGGCCGACCCCAAGTGCCCGTTCTCCCGGGACGCTGCCCACAGCCAGATCCTGCTCCTGCTGCGCTCGCTGACCACGGCGGGCTGA